In one window of Pseudodesulfovibrio sediminis DNA:
- a CDS encoding PPC domain-containing DNA-binding protein: MQYSEGTIGRVFTLRLEDNERVPGCIEQFAKNHNIRAAFCTLIGGIDNGTLITGPENGDAPTIKAMHLPITNAHEVAGLGTLFPNESGEPVLHMHAALGRDGKTHTGCIRPGLDVWLIGEVIIMEILNTDMLRKEDTRSGFELLTKG, encoded by the coding sequence ATGCAATACAGCGAAGGAACTATTGGCCGGGTCTTCACCTTGCGCCTGGAAGACAATGAACGCGTCCCGGGGTGCATCGAACAGTTTGCCAAGAACCACAATATCAGGGCCGCATTCTGTACCCTGATCGGCGGCATAGACAACGGTACCCTTATCACCGGTCCCGAGAATGGCGATGCACCGACAATCAAGGCCATGCACCTCCCTATCACCAATGCGCATGAAGTCGCTGGACTGGGCACGCTTTTCCCCAATGAATCAGGCGAACCCGTGCTACATATGCACGCAGCGTTGGGCCGTGACGGCAAGACACACACCGGCTGCATACGTCCCGGTCTGGATGTCTGGCTCATAGGCGAAGTCATCATCATGGAAATCCTGAACACCGACATGCTTCGCAAGGAAGATACGCGAAGCGGTTTTGAACTTCTTACCAAAGGATAA
- a CDS encoding HDOD domain-containing protein, with protein MAEDLKTSIRGEILQVKDLPTLPHVLQKVSKLVEDPDASTDAIAKVISTDQVLSAKVLKMVNSPIYGFPGRISSIQHALVLLGFNVVRGIIISTSVFDMMVQAMKGLWEHSLGCATACNIIARRAGFEDPEEYAVAGLLHDLGKVVTAVQLPEVHASVLETVKTKDMTYFQAEKDVLGFGHDRINAWLARHWGLPPNIRESMSRHHAPQMAEFYKPMSCVVHIGDFLVRLFEFGNSGDDQTAYLRPEALIELKFKMSDLDKVMDEMSDQLLEVSDLTF; from the coding sequence ATGGCCGAAGATCTGAAAACCAGTATTCGTGGTGAGATCCTTCAGGTCAAGGACCTGCCGACGTTGCCGCATGTTCTTCAGAAGGTCTCCAAGCTTGTGGAAGATCCGGACGCATCCACCGATGCCATAGCCAAGGTCATCTCGACGGATCAGGTGCTCTCGGCCAAAGTGCTCAAGATGGTCAATTCTCCGATCTATGGTTTTCCCGGTCGTATCAGCTCCATCCAGCATGCCCTGGTCCTGCTGGGGTTCAACGTCGTGCGCGGCATTATTATTTCCACATCGGTCTTCGATATGATGGTCCAGGCCATGAAAGGGCTGTGGGAGCACAGCCTCGGGTGCGCGACAGCCTGTAACATCATTGCCCGGCGGGCCGGATTCGAAGATCCGGAAGAGTATGCGGTTGCCGGGTTGCTCCATGATCTCGGGAAGGTTGTCACTGCCGTTCAGTTGCCGGAGGTGCACGCCTCCGTGCTGGAAACAGTAAAGACCAAGGACATGACCTATTTTCAGGCGGAGAAGGACGTTCTCGGGTTCGGCCATGATCGCATCAATGCATGGCTTGCCCGTCACTGGGGATTGCCGCCCAATATTCGTGAATCCATGAGCCGGCATCATGCGCCGCAGATGGCCGAGTTCTACAAACCGATGTCCTGTGTGGTGCATATCGGAGATTTTCTTGTCCGGTTGTTTGAGTTCGGTAATTCCGGCGACGATCAGACCGCCTATCTGCGTCCCGAGGCGCTTATTGAATTGAAATTCAAGATGTCGGATCTGGATAAGGTCATGGACGAAATGTCTGATCAGCTCCTTGAAGTGTCAGACCTGACTTTCTAA
- the ybgF gene encoding tol-pal system protein YbgF produces the protein MKFLKFLLLTLIGLSMIGCTATRQGASTDSASMEWRLKSLEENFLHFREKQRQMSDEDAQNREKIDQRLAALEMEMAALKGDAPASEPAPGAEPPMDDTWVTDLTPEDDAWVEGQQPPEKKADQSGEEKPWATVPKPPATIPSPEVVDRTPKAAPKAAPKPVVASAGPQDLYAKGYGQYNSGEFEAARATFDRFLKQYPKDKLAANALYWKGETYYSQKNFPQAILTFKEVTGQFPKHDKSASALLKIGMSYDKVGDRDNAVFYIRALEEDFPKSDAARIGRKELKRLGG, from the coding sequence ATGAAATTTTTGAAGTTCCTACTGTTAACCCTCATTGGTCTGTCCATGATTGGTTGTACCGCCACTCGACAGGGAGCCTCCACTGATTCGGCCAGTATGGAATGGCGGCTCAAAAGTCTTGAAGAGAATTTTCTTCATTTCCGTGAAAAGCAGCGTCAGATGTCTGATGAGGATGCGCAGAATCGCGAGAAGATCGATCAGCGTCTGGCAGCTCTTGAGATGGAGATGGCTGCGCTCAAAGGGGATGCACCTGCTTCGGAACCCGCTCCTGGAGCCGAACCGCCCATGGACGACACCTGGGTGACCGACCTGACTCCAGAAGATGACGCCTGGGTCGAAGGGCAGCAGCCTCCCGAGAAGAAAGCGGATCAGAGCGGCGAAGAGAAGCCGTGGGCCACTGTTCCCAAGCCGCCGGCCACCATACCTTCGCCTGAAGTTGTTGACAGGACGCCGAAAGCCGCTCCGAAAGCTGCACCTAAGCCTGTGGTCGCGTCTGCTGGTCCTCAGGATTTGTATGCCAAGGGGTATGGGCAGTACAACAGTGGTGAGTTTGAAGCTGCGCGGGCCACGTTTGACCGGTTCCTGAAACAATATCCCAAGGACAAGCTGGCTGCCAATGCACTGTATTGGAAGGGCGAAACCTATTATTCCCAGAAAAATTTCCCTCAGGCCATCCTGACATTCAAGGAAGTGACAGGCCAGTTCCCCAAGCACGACAAGTCCGCATCTGCCTTGCTCAAGATAGGCATGTCCTATGACAAGGTCGGAGATCGTGATAATGCCGTATTTTACATACGGGCCCTGGAGGAGGATTTTCCCAAATCCGATGCCGCCAGGATTGGTCGCAAGGAGTTGAAGCGGCTTGGTGGCTAG
- the xerC gene encoding tyrosine recombinase XerC, with protein sequence MSSTNAKRNRKGELVQGFLAFLSVEKGYSEATIRSYGTDLDQFQDFLKTKKHSLETPGRITRDHVRGFLAEMHRRQLSKTSMGRKLSSLRAYFKYLLRHKQISKDPTAGIRNPKQEKRHPQVLNVDQAVAMMEAALDPDPEGLRDMALAEVLYGSGLRISEAIGLDMNDVDSDVIRVVGKGSKERIVPLSDAAVKRIRRYMEQRHAFLKDDYSEQALFLSVRAGKRLDRRQANRIVAKLGKLAGLPKDVHPHMLRHSFATHMLEAGADLRSVQELLGHENLTTTQRYTHLDMQRIMQVYDSAHPRAGETNDDTNNNDTE encoded by the coding sequence ATGTCATCGACCAACGCAAAGCGTAACCGCAAAGGGGAACTCGTTCAGGGATTTCTCGCGTTTCTGTCCGTTGAAAAGGGCTATTCAGAAGCCACGATCCGCTCATACGGTACCGACCTTGATCAGTTTCAGGACTTCCTGAAGACCAAGAAGCATTCCCTTGAAACTCCTGGGCGGATTACCCGTGATCATGTTCGGGGGTTTCTGGCCGAGATGCACCGGCGTCAGCTTTCCAAGACGTCCATGGGGCGCAAGCTTTCAAGTCTGCGGGCTTATTTCAAGTATTTGCTCCGACATAAGCAGATCAGCAAGGACCCCACAGCAGGCATTCGTAATCCCAAGCAGGAGAAACGGCATCCGCAGGTGCTGAACGTTGATCAGGCCGTGGCCATGATGGAGGCGGCGCTTGATCCAGACCCGGAAGGGTTGCGCGATATGGCACTGGCAGAGGTGTTGTATGGATCAGGGTTGCGCATCAGTGAAGCGATCGGACTGGATATGAATGATGTGGATTCCGATGTCATCCGTGTGGTCGGCAAGGGTAGCAAGGAACGCATTGTTCCCTTGTCAGATGCTGCTGTAAAGCGGATTCGGCGGTACATGGAGCAACGGCATGCCTTCTTGAAAGACGATTATTCAGAACAGGCTTTGTTTTTGAGTGTGCGGGCCGGCAAAAGATTGGATCGGCGTCAGGCCAATCGGATTGTGGCCAAGCTGGGCAAGTTGGCCGGACTGCCCAAGGATGTGCATCCGCATATGCTCAGGCACAGTTTTGCCACTCATATGCTGGAGGCCGGGGCAGACCTGCGCAGTGTGCAGGAATTGCTGGGGCACGAGAATCTGACGACGACCCAGCGATACACACATCTGGACATGCAGCGCATCATGCAGGTATACGATTCCGCACATCCCAGAGCGGGAGAAACAAATGATGATACAAACAACAATGATACGGAGTAG
- the lhgO gene encoding L-2-hydroxyglutarate oxidase: MYSAHTVICGAGILGLTIARELIKSGCDDIIIFDKEPELGRHASGRNSGVLHAGIYYDPGTLKAKMCLEGNRRMQAYCEENALPLFKSGKVIVTRSEAELDTLDELKRRARANGGIIETLDEKQLAEVEPNAKTVRRALYSPKTAVVAPKDILKAIQRELEHSGKVRFFFDTRFTGAGENQVQTSQGTIQYELFINAAGAYSDRVAQAFGVGKNYRLLPFKGIYRKLKQPAADKINGSIYPVPNIKNPFLGVHFTRSVHGDVYVGPTAIPAFGRENYGLLKGIDTEFLSILLRDARMFVANKKFRNIALDEPRKYFFKHFFSDAAQLVKYLTPNDFLPCDKVGIRPQLVDIRSHELVMDFVIKRHVNTVHILNSISPAFTSSMYFAELVVNDFINNK, from the coding sequence GTGTATTCAGCGCACACAGTCATATGCGGCGCTGGCATCCTCGGCCTGACCATCGCCCGCGAACTTATCAAATCGGGCTGTGACGACATCATCATCTTCGATAAAGAGCCTGAACTCGGTCGTCACGCATCAGGAAGAAATAGTGGTGTTCTCCATGCCGGGATTTACTATGATCCTGGAACCTTGAAAGCGAAAATGTGCCTGGAAGGGAACCGCCGGATGCAGGCGTACTGCGAAGAGAACGCCCTGCCGCTTTTCAAATCGGGCAAGGTCATCGTGACCCGCTCAGAAGCGGAGCTGGACACTCTGGACGAATTGAAACGACGAGCCAGGGCCAATGGCGGCATAATCGAAACGCTCGACGAAAAGCAGCTCGCCGAGGTTGAACCCAACGCCAAAACAGTACGGCGCGCCCTGTACTCACCCAAAACCGCCGTGGTCGCCCCAAAGGATATCCTCAAAGCCATACAGAGGGAACTTGAACACAGTGGCAAGGTCCGCTTTTTCTTCGATACCCGATTCACTGGTGCGGGCGAAAATCAGGTTCAGACCAGCCAAGGCACCATTCAATACGAACTGTTCATCAATGCAGCAGGCGCCTATAGTGATCGTGTCGCACAGGCTTTCGGCGTTGGCAAAAACTATCGGCTGCTCCCCTTCAAGGGGATTTATCGCAAACTGAAGCAACCGGCCGCAGACAAGATCAACGGTTCAATCTACCCTGTCCCCAATATCAAAAATCCCTTTCTGGGCGTCCATTTCACCCGCAGTGTCCACGGCGACGTCTATGTCGGCCCCACAGCCATCCCGGCATTCGGCCGTGAAAACTACGGCCTGCTCAAGGGGATCGACACGGAATTTCTGTCCATTCTTCTCCGTGACGCACGCATGTTCGTGGCCAATAAGAAATTCAGAAACATCGCTTTGGATGAACCACGAAAGTACTTCTTCAAACACTTTTTCTCCGATGCCGCGCAACTGGTAAAATATCTTACGCCCAATGATTTTCTTCCCTGCGACAAGGTGGGAATCCGTCCTCAACTGGTCGATATTCGCTCGCACGAACTTGTCATGGATTTCGTCATAAAACGACATGTGAACACTGTTCATATTCTCAACTCAATTTCACCTGCATTCACGAGCTCCATGTATTTCGCAGAGTTAGTAGTTAATGACTTTATCAATAACAAATAA
- a CDS encoding NAD(P)H-dependent flavin oxidoreductase, with translation MKLPNLSFGDLTAKLPIIQGGMGVGISLSGLASAVANEGGVGVIATSMIGMRDPLRAKDPEAADRRGLVEEIRKARSKMTDGLLGVNIMCALTNYGDMVRTSIRERVDVIISGAGLPLDLPGYLREMSEEMKEDIRTKLVPIVSSGRAASILCRKWANKFDYLPDGFVVEGPKAGGHLGFKAEQIDDPAFQLENIVTDVVEAVTPYREKHHKNIPVIAAGGVYTGADIAKFLELGASGVQMGTRFVATEECDADEQFKQAYINAQKEDVTIIKSPVGMPGRALKNSFLDAVSTGLKQPKKCVHKCLHSCAEEKSPYCIAQALVNAYRGKLKHGFAFAGANAYLVDKIVTVKELMNDLREEAEKKFRS, from the coding sequence ATGAAACTTCCGAATCTTTCATTCGGCGACCTGACAGCCAAGCTGCCCATCATTCAGGGCGGCATGGGTGTCGGAATATCCCTATCTGGCCTGGCAAGCGCCGTGGCCAATGAAGGCGGCGTTGGCGTTATCGCAACATCAATGATCGGCATGCGTGATCCTCTGCGAGCCAAAGATCCCGAAGCAGCCGACCGCCGCGGCCTTGTCGAAGAAATCCGCAAGGCCCGCAGCAAAATGACCGACGGCCTGCTCGGTGTAAACATCATGTGCGCCCTGACCAACTACGGCGACATGGTTCGCACCTCCATCCGCGAACGCGTGGATGTCATCATTTCCGGCGCCGGACTGCCGCTGGACCTTCCCGGGTATCTCCGCGAGATGTCCGAGGAAATGAAGGAAGACATTCGCACCAAGCTCGTGCCCATCGTCTCCTCCGGTCGTGCAGCCTCCATTTTGTGCCGCAAATGGGCCAACAAATTCGACTATCTGCCGGACGGTTTCGTTGTTGAAGGCCCCAAAGCAGGCGGCCACCTCGGTTTCAAAGCCGAACAGATCGACGACCCCGCATTCCAGCTCGAAAACATCGTCACCGACGTGGTCGAAGCCGTGACTCCGTACCGTGAAAAACACCACAAAAACATTCCGGTCATTGCGGCTGGCGGCGTTTACACAGGTGCAGACATAGCCAAATTCCTTGAACTCGGCGCTTCCGGTGTCCAAATGGGTACCCGCTTTGTGGCTACCGAAGAATGCGACGCCGACGAGCAGTTCAAACAAGCCTACATTAACGCGCAAAAAGAAGACGTAACCATCATCAAGAGCCCTGTCGGCATGCCCGGACGCGCCTTGAAAAACTCCTTCCTGGATGCGGTTTCCACCGGACTGAAACAACCCAAAAAGTGCGTCCATAAATGCCTGCATTCCTGCGCTGAGGAGAAATCCCCCTACTGCATCGCCCAGGCCTTGGTAAACGCCTACAGAGGCAAACTCAAGCACGGCTTTGCCTTTGCCGGAGCCAATGCCTACCTGGTAGACAAGATCGTCACCGTCAAGGAATTGATGAACGACCTCAGAGAGGAAGCGGAAAAGAAATTCCGTTCCTAG
- a CDS encoding peptidylprolyl isomerase has protein sequence MENPLVLLETPEGEILIELFPDKAPKTVENFLQYVDDEFYDGTLFHRVIKGFMIQTGGLTFSMEEKETRDPIVNEATNGLKNVAGSVAMGRLPEPHSATSQFYINVADNDDLDHTGEDDENFGYCVFGEVVDGMDVALKISKAKTKSYQGFDDVPADPVSVITARRFE, from the coding sequence ATGGAAAACCCATTGGTCCTTCTGGAAACACCGGAAGGTGAAATCCTGATCGAACTTTTCCCTGACAAGGCCCCCAAGACTGTCGAGAATTTTTTGCAGTACGTTGATGACGAATTTTATGACGGCACGTTGTTTCATCGTGTCATCAAGGGGTTCATGATCCAGACCGGTGGCCTGACTTTTTCCATGGAAGAAAAGGAAACCCGGGATCCCATAGTGAATGAAGCTACCAACGGGCTGAAGAATGTGGCTGGTTCCGTGGCTATGGGGCGTTTGCCCGAACCGCACAGCGCCACGTCACAGTTCTATATCAATGTGGCCGATAACGATGATCTCGATCATACAGGCGAAGATGATGAGAACTTTGGCTATTGCGTGTTTGGCGAGGTTGTCGACGGCATGGATGTGGCCTTGAAGATCAGCAAGGCCAAGACCAAAAGCTATCAGGGTTTTGACGATGTCCCGGCTGATCCGGTTTCCGTCATCACTGCCCGTCGGTTTGAATAA
- a CDS encoding GGDEF domain-containing response regulator, with protein sequence MSQTLEESLFQRKQVGFLLSPDKSLAEMLQKMWSPEVLEFIVFDKGGKAIEHMFNEPPDLLVVDNRLTDISGREVANLVKSENVYRQLPVVMCVDPVDVETPWNWNKVEVDDFLVRPFNPSEVRDRINLTLCRAMRALDANPLSKLPGNTSIIQKIQQLIDGGDDFALAYCDLDYFKSYNDKYGFSRGDEILMMSARLIVNTIRSYQGVQSFVGHVGGDDFVFILPPDLVEDACQRIIKAFDDIVPHFYDPVDRKAGNITSIDREGNTKVFPLMAISLAVVVNTNKRITHYGEVSSIAMGLKKKAKEDPKSSYVIDQRKA encoded by the coding sequence ATGAGCCAGACACTTGAAGAATCCCTCTTCCAACGCAAGCAGGTCGGATTTCTCCTCTCCCCTGACAAATCCCTTGCCGAGATGCTGCAGAAGATGTGGTCTCCCGAGGTTCTTGAATTTATCGTGTTCGACAAGGGTGGCAAAGCCATCGAGCACATGTTCAACGAGCCGCCTGACCTGCTTGTGGTCGATAATCGACTGACGGACATCTCCGGTCGTGAGGTTGCCAATCTGGTCAAGAGCGAAAACGTCTACCGACAGTTGCCGGTTGTCATGTGCGTTGATCCTGTTGATGTGGAAACACCATGGAACTGGAACAAGGTTGAAGTGGACGATTTTCTGGTCAGGCCGTTCAACCCGTCCGAGGTGCGGGATCGGATCAACCTCACCCTGTGTCGGGCCATGCGGGCGCTGGACGCAAACCCGCTGTCCAAATTGCCGGGAAATACATCTATCATCCAGAAAATCCAGCAACTTATCGACGGTGGTGATGATTTCGCCCTGGCCTACTGCGACCTCGATTATTTCAAGTCATATAATGACAAGTACGGTTTTTCCCGCGGCGATGAAATCCTGATGATGTCGGCTCGTCTTATCGTCAATACCATCCGCAGTTACCAGGGAGTGCAGAGTTTTGTGGGCCATGTTGGCGGCGATGATTTCGTTTTCATTCTGCCGCCCGATCTGGTGGAGGATGCGTGTCAGCGGATTATCAAGGCCTTTGATGACATCGTGCCCCATTTTTATGATCCGGTTGACCGAAAAGCCGGGAACATCACCTCCATTGACCGGGAGGGCAACACCAAGGTTTTTCCTCTTATGGCCATTTCGTTGGCTGTGGTGGTCAACACCAACAAACGGATTACCCACTATGGTGAGGTCTCATCCATAGCCATGGGGTTGAAGAAAAAGGCCAAGGAAGATCCCAAGAGCAGCTATGTCATCGACCAACGCAAAGCGTAA
- a CDS encoding rhodanese-like domain-containing protein: protein MKRILIIALAALLLPVLAGASDYKYISQDDMRTHLDNHDAVTIVDICPMEQFAKGHLPGSIETNAYPVKTDEERAKLDAIMPKLTTSTDDIVIICPGGAGGAKRTYDFYKAKGVDESRLFILEKGMNGWPYQTVAK from the coding sequence ATGAAACGTATTCTTATTATTGCTCTTGCTGCCCTGCTTCTGCCTGTCCTGGCCGGAGCTTCCGACTACAAGTACATTTCGCAGGACGACATGCGCACCCATCTGGACAACCACGACGCCGTGACCATCGTGGACATCTGCCCGATGGAGCAATTTGCCAAAGGCCACCTTCCCGGCTCCATTGAAACCAACGCCTACCCCGTGAAGACTGACGAAGAGCGCGCCAAGCTCGACGCAATCATGCCCAAGCTCACCACTTCAACAGACGACATCGTGATCATCTGCCCTGGAGGCGCTGGCGGCGCAAAGCGGACGTATGATTTTTACAAGGCCAAGGGTGTGGACGAAAGCCGTCTGTTCATTCTGGAAAAAGGGATGAACGGCTGGCCGTATCAGACCGTTGCCAAGTAA
- the dprA gene encoding DNA-processing protein DprA, which produces MDLHKDFFACLALKHTPRLGPKVWRELFQHYPSAYEAVQDAAAWPALGLATAAQASKCQAEVWREKAEVEYRAALKKKMDVVTWFDPRFPASLKEIPDPPAMLYIRGDVSLFRNPGVAVVGARECTPLGLETAGRISAQLSRIGVTVISGLALGIDRQAHLGGLKGVGSTIAVLGCGLDVEYPADNMDVRLSLDTKGLVVTEYGPGVTPRAGYFPVRNRIISALSLGVLVAEAAHNSGSLITARLAGEQGRDVFAVPGPIGQPTFTGCHRLIKQGAALVESANDIVEILRYDFARELAHVPDPTSGMNENGVDLEEAVVKKKAKPKAKSVEPPAPVRRRPPQADREAMSLTEDEKKVLGLLDQKDKMHIDALGRALDWDSPVVSRILLMLEMRGAVQQLPGMWYLVREA; this is translated from the coding sequence ATGGATCTGCACAAGGATTTTTTCGCCTGTCTCGCTCTCAAGCACACCCCGCGCCTTGGTCCCAAGGTGTGGCGGGAACTTTTTCAGCACTATCCAAGCGCATATGAGGCCGTTCAGGATGCCGCAGCCTGGCCTGCTTTGGGGTTGGCGACCGCGGCTCAGGCTTCCAAATGTCAGGCTGAGGTCTGGCGTGAGAAGGCAGAGGTAGAATATAGGGCGGCCCTGAAGAAGAAAATGGATGTGGTCACCTGGTTCGATCCCCGTTTTCCCGCAAGTTTGAAAGAGATACCTGATCCTCCGGCAATGCTCTATATTCGTGGCGATGTGTCTCTTTTCAGGAATCCCGGCGTGGCCGTTGTCGGTGCGCGTGAATGCACGCCGCTGGGATTGGAAACCGCGGGGAGAATAAGCGCCCAGCTTTCGCGCATCGGCGTGACCGTCATATCCGGGCTGGCGCTTGGCATCGACAGGCAGGCGCATCTCGGTGGACTCAAGGGGGTGGGCAGCACCATCGCCGTGTTGGGGTGTGGGTTGGATGTAGAGTATCCTGCCGATAACATGGATGTCCGGCTGTCGCTCGACACAAAGGGGCTGGTGGTCACGGAATACGGCCCGGGCGTCACACCGAGGGCGGGGTATTTCCCAGTCAGGAATCGTATCATCAGTGCGTTGTCCCTGGGCGTGCTGGTGGCAGAGGCCGCTCATAACAGTGGGAGTTTAATCACCGCACGATTGGCCGGAGAGCAGGGCAGGGATGTTTTTGCCGTACCGGGACCGATTGGTCAGCCTACATTCACCGGGTGCCATCGGCTTATTAAGCAGGGAGCAGCCTTGGTGGAGAGTGCCAATGATATCGTTGAAATCCTGCGCTATGATTTTGCACGGGAGTTGGCGCATGTTCCTGATCCGACCTCAGGTATGAACGAGAACGGCGTTGATCTGGAAGAGGCTGTTGTCAAAAAGAAAGCCAAGCCTAAAGCAAAGAGTGTCGAACCTCCTGCGCCGGTCAGAAGAAGACCGCCTCAGGCTGACAGGGAGGCCATGTCGTTGACCGAGGATGAGAAAAAAGTCCTTGGACTTTTGGATCAGAAGGACAAAATGCATATTGATGCCTTGGGGCGCGCTCTTGATTGGGATTCCCCTGTTGTCAGCAGAATATTGCTCATGCTTGAGATGCGTGGGGCCGTTCAGCAGTTGCCTGGCATGTGGTATCTTGTCCGGGAGGCCTGA